From the genome of Denticeps clupeoides chromosome 4, fDenClu1.1, whole genome shotgun sequence, one region includes:
- the kiss1ra gene encoding KISS1 receptor a, protein MFPTEVWNSTESAFNGSLENETLGEPEEEEQPFLTDAWLVPLFFSLIMLVGLVGNSLVIYVISKHRQMRTATNFYIANLAATDIIFLVCCVPFTATLYPLPGWIFGDFMCKFVAFLQQVTVQATCITLTAMSGDRCYATVYPLKSLRHRTPRTAMIVSVCIWIGSFILSTPIFMYQRIEDGYWYGPQQYCMERFPSKTHEKAFILYQFIAVYLLPVLTISFCYSFMLKRVGHPTVEPADNNYQVHFLSERTITIRSKISKMVVVIVLLFTVCWGPIQIFALFQSFYPYFNANYTTYKIKTWANCMSYTNSSINPIVYGFMGASFRKSFRKTFPFLFRHKVRDSSMASRTANAEIKLVATEESNNDRK, encoded by the exons ATGTTTCCTACAGAAGTGTGGAACTCTACAGAGAGCGCATTCAATGGGTCCTTGGAAAATGAAACCTTGGGGGAGCCCGAGGAAGAGGAACAACCTTTCCTGACGGATGCCTGGCTTGTGCCGCTCTTCTTCTCACTCATCATGCTGGTGGGTCTGGTTGGAAACTCTTTGGTCATCTACGTGATTTCCAAACATCGCCAAATGAGGACGGCCACAAATTTCTACATAG CTAACTTGGCTGCCACAGACATCATTTTCTTGGTCTGTTGCGTCCCCTTCACTGCCACACTCTACCCTCTCCCTGGATGGATCTTTGGGGACTTTATGTGCAAATTTGTTGCTTTCCTCCAGCag GTGACTGTCCAAGCCACGTGCATTACTTTGACAGCGATGAGTGGGGACCGTTGTTATGCGACTGTGTACCCCTTGAAGTCTCTCCGCCATCGCACCCCTCGGACTGCTATGATCGTCAGCGTGTGCATTTGGATTG GCTCTTTCATCCTCTCCACACCCATATTCATGTACCAGAGGATCGAAGATGGGTACTGGTATGGCCCACAGCAGTACTGCATGGAGAGGTTCCCCTCGAAAACCCACGAGAAGGCTTTTATCCTGTACCAGTTCATAGCCGTCTACCTCCTGCCCGTCCTCACCATCTCTTTCTGTTATTCCTTCATGCTCAAGAGGGTGGGCCACCCCACAGTGGAGCCTGCGGATAATAATTACCAG GTCCACTTCCTCTCAGAGAGAACTATCACCATCAGGAGCAAAATCTCAAAAATGGTGGTGGTCATTGTTCTCCTCTTCACTGTCTGCTGGGGTCCCATCCAGATCTTTGCACTCTTCCAGTCTTTCTACCCATATTTCAATGCCAACTACACCACGTACAAAATTAAAACATGGGCCAACTGCATGTCCTACACCAACTCCTCCATCAATCCCATTGTTTATGGCTTTATGGGGGCCAGCTTCCGGAAGTCCTTTAGAAAGACCTTCCCCTTCCTGTTCAGACACAAGGTCCGGGACAGCAGCATGGCCTCACGCACAGCCAATGCTGAGATCAAGCTTGTTGCCACAGAGGAGAGCAACAATGACCGAAAATGA